Proteins co-encoded in one Paracrocinitomix mangrovi genomic window:
- a CDS encoding tetratricopeptide repeat protein — protein sequence MKSLWCYIFLFASSICLGQDLDKDSLRELINAYPENDTNKINNILHLAKALEFDAPDQYKELLKDAYDQSKAGKHPRQLVSTANLLSIELYYQGQYDQCEAMLYEAIDVAQKNNLTKSLAMLLTDLGQIEDALGKDKLSLEHTLEAIDILEKSEDYVSLTGAYNNLASFYYYRDKNEEALSYYLKAKDLLINHLAQEEHYSDWAVTEANIGWCNYYMGDLTTAIQQLKRAVDIHTKYNYYSPSSGNARANLASLYVEAGEYDLAEIHAKDGLDICQEVEYPEGIGNSFFVLGEIAYAQNLYSKAANSFMKSLEISDSLGDLYEQTKRSEMIAKCYSKNGNYQLAYSFISLAKQYNDSLNKIESDAAFEDAITKYEADKKEAENALLQKQAELKDIQIEQERIETKSEKERQFLIGGGIGFTLLVSLFFMINRNRLKTRTNKQLALQRDEIIEQKKEITDSITYAKRIQASFLPAEKDFDEHFSESFLMYEPKDIVAGDFYILEEVGDYVFFSVADCTGHGVPGAMVSIVCSNAIRKVLHELNITDPGEVLNHTRDIVINQFERKGHTVNDGMDISFCRFDKKNMEIKWAGANNDLLYVRNGSDQMEEIKPNKQPIGGYVTTDSFTTHSLKVQKGDMIFMTSDGYPDQFGGPRGKKYKYQRFKDLLLANSQHNMKQQKSLLSTEFFEWKQGMEQIDDVCVMGVKI from the coding sequence ATGAAATCTCTTTGGTGTTATATATTCCTTTTTGCGTCAAGCATTTGTCTTGGACAAGATTTAGACAAAGACAGTTTAAGAGAACTAATCAATGCCTATCCTGAGAATGACACCAATAAAATCAATAACATTCTGCATTTAGCTAAAGCTTTAGAATTTGATGCGCCAGATCAATATAAAGAGCTTTTAAAGGATGCATATGATCAATCCAAAGCGGGCAAACATCCAAGACAATTAGTTTCTACTGCAAATTTGTTGAGTATTGAACTTTATTATCAAGGACAATATGATCAGTGCGAAGCAATGCTTTATGAAGCCATTGATGTAGCTCAGAAAAATAATCTCACCAAGAGCTTAGCAATGTTATTGACGGATTTAGGTCAAATTGAAGATGCCTTAGGAAAAGATAAATTATCCCTTGAACACACTTTAGAAGCCATTGATATTCTAGAAAAATCTGAAGATTATGTTTCCTTAACAGGTGCATACAACAACTTAGCTTCATTCTACTATTATCGTGATAAAAATGAAGAAGCCTTGTCTTATTATTTAAAAGCAAAAGATCTGCTGATTAACCATTTGGCCCAGGAAGAACACTATTCTGATTGGGCAGTAACAGAGGCAAATATTGGTTGGTGCAACTATTATATGGGAGACCTAACAACAGCTATTCAACAATTAAAAAGAGCGGTTGATATCCACACAAAATACAATTATTATTCACCTTCATCAGGAAATGCAAGAGCTAATTTGGCTTCCTTATATGTTGAGGCCGGTGAATATGATTTAGCAGAAATACATGCTAAAGATGGATTAGATATTTGTCAAGAAGTTGAATATCCAGAGGGTATTGGAAATTCATTTTTCGTACTTGGTGAAATTGCATATGCCCAAAATTTGTATAGTAAAGCAGCTAATTCATTTATGAAATCACTTGAAATTTCAGACAGTTTGGGTGACTTATATGAACAAACGAAAAGGTCTGAAATGATAGCTAAATGTTATAGTAAAAATGGGAATTATCAATTGGCATATTCTTTCATTTCTCTTGCAAAACAATACAATGACAGCTTAAATAAAATTGAATCGGACGCTGCATTTGAAGATGCCATTACAAAATACGAGGCAGATAAAAAAGAGGCTGAAAATGCCTTGTTGCAAAAACAAGCAGAATTAAAAGATATTCAAATTGAACAAGAAAGAATTGAAACTAAAAGCGAAAAAGAAAGACAATTTTTAATAGGTGGAGGTATCGGATTCACTTTGTTGGTGAGTTTGTTTTTCATGATCAACAGAAATAGACTCAAAACCAGAACAAATAAGCAATTAGCCTTGCAAAGAGATGAGATTATTGAGCAAAAAAAGGAAATTACAGACAGCATCACTTACGCCAAAAGGATTCAAGCCTCATTTTTACCGGCAGAAAAAGACTTTGATGAACACTTCAGTGAATCATTTTTAATGTATGAACCTAAAGACATTGTAGCTGGAGATTTCTATATCCTGGAAGAAGTAGGTGATTATGTATTTTTCTCTGTTGCAGACTGTACTGGTCATGGAGTACCCGGAGCAATGGTTTCTATTGTATGCTCTAATGCAATAAGAAAAGTTTTGCACGAATTAAACATTACTGATCCGGGAGAAGTTTTAAATCACACCAGAGATATTGTAATCAATCAATTTGAAAGAAAAGGCCACACAGTTAATGACGGAATGGATATTTCATTTTGCAGATTTGACAAAAAGAACATGGAAATTAAATGGGCCGGCGCCAACAATGATTTGCTTTATGTTAGAAATGGTTCTGATCAAATGGAAGAAATCAAACCTAACAAACAGCCTATTGGGGGCTATGTTACTACCGATTCTTTTACTACTCATTCATTAAAAGTTCAAAAAGGCGACATGATTTTTATGACCTCAGATGGATATCCTGACCAGTTTGGTGGACCGAGAGGTAAAAAATATAAATATCAAAGATTTAAAGATCTATTATTAGCCAATAGCCAACACAATATGAAGCAGCAAAAATCACTCCTATCTACCGAGTTTTTTGAGTGGAAACAAGGTATGGAACAAATAGATGACGTTTGTGTAATGGGTGTTAAAATATAA
- a CDS encoding universal stress protein, with protein sequence MEKRCLLVPHDFTTVADNALKYAMNLAAGMDANVALLHVVKDAKAESKAKAEFEKIISGVKDKPAGVELSYHIKSGSIFTDIASTASELKASLIIMGTHGSKGLQQKMFGSFALKVITSTHVPFLVVQDQFTGMDLSKIVVPLDETQESLQIEQVTAGLAEMFKSEVHVLTEKKVDANLKLKVAVHSGLISKQLKEAGIAYHTEVLPKDKGYSSDIVTYATKAGANLIAFAYHSDSLLPQFDSFAQNIITNKQGVPVLVVNSKEAGNYFF encoded by the coding sequence ATGGAAAAGAGATGTTTGCTTGTACCGCATGATTTTACTACAGTTGCGGATAATGCGTTAAAATATGCCATGAATTTAGCTGCCGGTATGGACGCAAATGTTGCTCTTTTGCACGTTGTAAAAGATGCAAAAGCAGAATCAAAAGCTAAAGCAGAATTTGAAAAAATTATTAGTGGAGTAAAAGATAAACCTGCTGGTGTTGAATTAAGCTATCACATCAAATCAGGTTCAATATTTACAGATATTGCCAGTACTGCTTCTGAATTGAAAGCATCTCTTATTATCATGGGAACTCACGGTTCCAAAGGTTTACAGCAAAAAATGTTTGGTAGTTTCGCGCTTAAAGTAATTACTTCAACACATGTTCCTTTCTTGGTGGTTCAGGATCAATTCACAGGAATGGATTTAAGCAAAATTGTAGTTCCCTTGGATGAAACTCAAGAGAGCTTGCAAATTGAGCAAGTTACTGCAGGTTTAGCTGAAATGTTTAAGTCTGAAGTTCATGTATTGACAGAAAAGAAAGTTGATGCCAACCTTAAACTAAAAGTAGCTGTCCATAGTGGTCTTATATCTAAACAGTTAAAAGAAGCAGGTATCGCTTATCATACAGAAGTCTTACCTAAGGACAAAGGGTACTCATCTGACATTGTTACTTATGCAACTAAAGCAGGAGCAAATTTAATTGCTTTCGCATATCACAGTGACAGCTTATTGCCACAATTTGATTCATTTGCTCAGAACATTATCACCAATAAACAAGGTGTTCCTGTTCTTGTTGTGAACTCAAAAGAAGCAGGTAATTACTTCTTCTAA
- a CDS encoding YifB family Mg chelatase-like AAA ATPase — translation MLIKTYGCAVYGIEAIPITVETNIGRGINFHMVGLPDSAVKESHKRIKAAFSNAEFKYPGKEITVNLAPADIRKEGSAYDLTIAVGILAASDQINSEEVENYLIMGELSLEGSLRPIKGALPIAIKAKELGFKGFILPKQNENEVSIVEGIDVFGIDHIKELVDYFNGDTKLTPAVYKPSLNEEDFNTQQLDFSDVKGQENVKRALEIAAAGGHNILLVGPPGSGKTMLAKRLPSILPPLTIDEALETTKIHSVAGLISSNAGLMQNRPFRSPHHTVSDVALVGGGSNPKPGEISLAHNGILFLDELPEYKRQVLEVMRQPLEDRIVTISRAKMTVEYPSGFMLVASMNPSPSGNFYDPNDPNSDPEFIVKRYLNKVSGPLMDRIDLHIEVPAVKFDELSDERKGENSVVIRKRVVAARELQALRLKEMKGIHYNAQLSAKMIEKYCKIDTQGKQLIKTAMEKLGFSARSYARILKVSRTIADLDRSDKIKANHIAEAISFRSLDRDGWLN, via the coding sequence ATGTTAATTAAAACGTATGGATGTGCTGTATACGGCATTGAGGCGATTCCAATTACTGTAGAAACCAATATTGGTAGAGGCATCAATTTTCACATGGTAGGATTACCTGATAGTGCGGTAAAGGAAAGTCACAAAAGAATTAAAGCTGCTTTTTCTAATGCAGAATTCAAATACCCAGGAAAAGAAATTACAGTAAATCTTGCTCCGGCTGATATTAGAAAAGAAGGTTCTGCCTATGACCTAACAATTGCCGTGGGAATATTGGCAGCTTCAGATCAAATCAATTCTGAAGAGGTTGAGAATTATCTCATCATGGGTGAATTATCACTGGAAGGGAGTTTAAGGCCAATAAAAGGAGCTTTACCCATAGCCATTAAAGCCAAAGAATTGGGTTTTAAGGGATTTATTTTACCCAAACAAAATGAAAATGAAGTAAGCATTGTTGAAGGGATTGACGTATTTGGAATTGATCATATCAAAGAGCTGGTAGATTATTTCAATGGCGATACAAAACTTACTCCTGCAGTTTATAAACCCTCCTTAAATGAAGAAGATTTTAACACCCAACAATTAGATTTTTCAGATGTAAAAGGACAGGAAAATGTCAAACGGGCATTGGAAATTGCTGCGGCAGGTGGTCATAATATTTTATTAGTAGGACCTCCAGGATCAGGTAAAACTATGTTAGCTAAAAGATTACCCTCTATCCTACCTCCATTAACAATTGATGAGGCATTGGAAACTACCAAAATTCATTCAGTTGCAGGTTTAATTTCTTCTAACGCAGGTTTAATGCAAAATAGACCATTTAGATCACCTCATCATACCGTAAGTGATGTAGCATTAGTAGGAGGAGGATCAAATCCGAAACCGGGAGAAATATCATTGGCACATAATGGGATTCTCTTTCTAGATGAACTTCCTGAATATAAAAGACAAGTTTTAGAGGTGATGAGACAACCTTTGGAGGATAGAATTGTCACAATTTCAAGAGCTAAAATGACCGTAGAATATCCTTCCGGATTTATGTTAGTTGCTTCAATGAATCCTTCTCCTTCCGGTAATTTTTATGATCCTAATGATCCCAATTCAGATCCGGAATTTATCGTAAAAAGATACTTAAACAAAGTCTCGGGTCCCTTGATGGACAGAATTGATTTACACATAGAAGTTCCTGCAGTAAAATTTGATGAATTGTCTGATGAAAGAAAAGGTGAAAATAGTGTTGTAATAAGAAAAAGAGTAGTGGCTGCCAGAGAACTACAAGCATTGAGACTAAAAGAAATGAAAGGCATCCACTACAACGCCCAACTATCAGCTAAAATGATTGAAAAATATTGTAAGATAGACACGCAGGGTAAACAACTGATCAAAACTGCAATGGAAAAACTTGGGTTTTCCGCAAGATCCTATGCCAGAATTTTAAAAGTTTCAAGAACAATAGCAGATTTGGATAGAAGTGATAAAATTAAAGCCAATCATATTGCTGAAGCTATAAGTTTCAGAAGTTTAGATAGAGACGGCTGGTTAAACTAA
- a CDS encoding WD40/YVTN/BNR-like repeat-containing protein: MRYLSFALIFFSTILSIAQETSYSQISNALEFRCIGPFRGGRSAAVTGVPGKPMTFYMGSTGGGVWKTENGGNSWKNISDGYFGGSIGSIAVSKSNNSVLYVGGGEVTVRGNVSYGYGMYKSVNGGRSWTHIGLEKSRHIPRICIDPFNPEIVYAAVLGDLYKSTEERGVYKSVDGGKNWNKVLFSNKDAGAVDLVMDPEDPNILYASTWNVRRSPYDFSSGGEGSALWKTTDGGENWTEISKNEGFPEGTLGIIGISVSPVNPERVWSIVEAKEGGVYKSDDGAKTWTKTNDDRNLRQRAWYYSRIYADTKDEDKVYVMNVAYHVSSDGGKTFNQHYAPHGDHHDLWIAPEDPQRMIIGDDGGAQITFDGGNNWSTYHNQPTAQFYRVTTDNSFPYRVYGAQQDNSTIRIRHRVSGGQIGRGAWEATAGGESAHIAVDPENDDIVYGGSYGGFLTRKNHDNDQNRSINVWPDNPIGYGAEGMKYRFQWNFPVFFSPHDSKKLYAASNHLHVSTNGGESWKVISPDLTRNDTSKLGPSGGPITKDNTGVEYYCTIFAAVESPYEKDLLWTGSDDGLIQRSTDGGNGWVNVTPSDLPEWSMINSIEVDPFNKGGLYVAATSYKMGDYKPYLYHTKDYGKSWEKIVNGIEEEHFTRVIRADPKRQGLLYAGTESGLYISIDDGKKWEKFQQNLPIVPITDLHIKDNDLIVATQGRSFWILDDLHLIHQYLDKKPWDLHLYKPENAYALRGSSKTSNTAGTNHSGGVRVHYYLEKEVEKEDTIQLEFLDPENKVIRSFSNYPNSDEGKLEVKKGTNLFVWDMKYPKADDFEGLLLWWGTLEGPMAPPGTYGVQIKKNGKAYGFTQKFDIIRDPRSEGTDQDLRDKFKFLLGIRNKLDETHKVIKHMRLIKQQIAKMNELVGDDKSKEDVIQKGNDLENILTEIEGQLYQTKLKSNQDMLNYPIMLNNKLAHIASLAKMSNDRPTEQMYAVAKELTDQIDLLLKEWYKILNEEIPAYNALIRSKEINVIGIPKEK, translated from the coding sequence ATGAGATATTTGAGCTTTGCATTGATCTTTTTTTCTACGATTCTTTCGATTGCACAAGAAACGTCTTACTCACAAATTTCAAATGCATTAGAATTTAGATGCATAGGTCCTTTCAGAGGAGGAAGATCAGCAGCAGTTACCGGTGTACCGGGAAAACCTATGACATTTTACATGGGAAGTACAGGTGGAGGAGTTTGGAAAACCGAAAACGGAGGCAATAGCTGGAAAAATATTTCAGACGGATACTTTGGCGGATCTATTGGATCAATAGCGGTAAGCAAATCAAACAACAGTGTATTGTATGTAGGAGGTGGTGAAGTAACAGTGAGAGGAAATGTTTCTTACGGTTATGGAATGTATAAATCTGTGAATGGAGGAAGAAGTTGGACACACATTGGATTAGAAAAATCAAGACATATTCCTAGAATTTGTATTGATCCTTTTAACCCTGAAATTGTTTATGCTGCTGTTTTAGGAGACTTATACAAATCAACTGAAGAAAGGGGTGTATACAAATCTGTTGATGGCGGAAAAAATTGGAACAAAGTACTTTTTAGCAATAAAGATGCAGGTGCTGTGGATTTGGTAATGGACCCTGAAGATCCAAATATCTTATACGCTTCAACATGGAATGTCAGAAGAAGTCCTTACGATTTTTCTAGTGGTGGTGAAGGTTCAGCCCTTTGGAAAACAACTGATGGAGGTGAAAACTGGACCGAAATATCAAAAAATGAAGGATTTCCTGAAGGCACATTGGGGATTATTGGAATTAGCGTTTCTCCTGTAAACCCTGAAAGAGTATGGTCAATTGTTGAAGCCAAAGAAGGTGGTGTTTACAAATCTGATGACGGAGCAAAAACCTGGACCAAAACAAATGATGATCGTAATTTAAGACAAAGAGCATGGTATTATTCCAGAATATATGCAGACACAAAAGATGAAGACAAGGTATATGTTATGAACGTAGCTTATCATGTTTCATCAGATGGTGGTAAAACATTTAATCAACACTATGCTCCACATGGCGATCATCACGATTTATGGATTGCTCCTGAAGATCCTCAAAGAATGATTATCGGAGATGACGGAGGAGCACAGATTACTTTTGATGGAGGTAATAATTGGAGCACCTATCACAATCAACCTACAGCTCAGTTTTACAGAGTTACCACAGACAATTCTTTTCCCTATAGAGTTTATGGGGCTCAACAAGACAATTCAACAATTAGAATTAGACACAGAGTATCAGGAGGACAAATAGGAAGAGGAGCATGGGAAGCAACTGCCGGAGGAGAAAGCGCACATATAGCCGTAGATCCAGAAAATGATGACATAGTTTATGGAGGAAGTTATGGAGGATTTTTAACCAGAAAAAATCATGACAATGATCAAAACAGATCAATCAATGTATGGCCGGACAACCCAATCGGTTATGGAGCTGAAGGAATGAAATATCGTTTTCAGTGGAATTTCCCTGTATTCTTTTCACCTCATGATTCTAAAAAATTATATGCGGCATCAAATCATCTGCATGTCTCAACAAATGGAGGAGAAAGCTGGAAAGTAATCAGCCCTGATTTAACTAGAAATGACACAAGCAAATTAGGACCTTCTGGCGGACCAATTACTAAAGACAATACGGGTGTTGAATATTACTGTACAATTTTTGCTGCAGTTGAATCTCCTTATGAAAAAGACTTATTGTGGACAGGATCAGACGACGGACTGATTCAACGTTCAACTGACGGAGGTAATGGATGGGTAAATGTAACACCTTCTGATTTACCTGAATGGTCAATGATAAACAGTATTGAAGTTGACCCTTTTAACAAAGGAGGATTGTACGTGGCAGCAACCAGTTATAAAATGGGAGATTACAAACCATACTTGTACCACACCAAAGATTATGGTAAAAGCTGGGAAAAAATTGTAAACGGAATTGAAGAAGAACACTTTACAAGAGTAATTAGAGCCGACCCAAAAAGACAAGGGTTATTATACGCAGGAACTGAGAGTGGATTATACATTTCAATTGATGACGGTAAAAAATGGGAAAAATTCCAGCAAAATTTACCGATAGTTCCAATCACCGATTTACATATAAAAGACAATGATTTAATTGTTGCAACGCAGGGGAGAAGTTTTTGGATTTTAGACGATCTGCACTTAATCCATCAATACCTGGATAAAAAGCCATGGGATTTGCATTTGTACAAACCTGAAAACGCTTATGCTTTAAGAGGATCTTCTAAAACAAGTAATACTGCCGGAACAAATCATAGCGGAGGAGTGAGGGTTCATTATTATTTGGAAAAAGAAGTTGAAAAAGAAGATACCATTCAACTTGAATTTCTTGATCCTGAAAATAAAGTGATTCGATCTTTTTCAAATTATCCAAATAGTGATGAAGGCAAACTTGAAGTAAAAAAGGGAACTAATTTATTTGTTTGGGATATGAAATATCCAAAAGCAGATGATTTTGAAGGATTACTGCTTTGGTGGGGAACTTTAGAAGGTCCTATGGCACCTCCGGGAACCTATGGTGTTCAAATAAAGAAAAACGGGAAAGCTTACGGATTTACACAAAAGTTTGACATCATCAGGGATCCAAGAAGTGAAGGAACCGATCAAGATTTGAGAGATAAATTCAAGTTTTTACTAGGCATAAGAAACAAACTTGATGAAACTCACAAAGTCATTAAGCATATGCGTTTGATCAAACAGCAAATTGCTAAAATGAATGAGTTGGTTGGTGATGACAAGTCAAAAGAAGATGTAATTCAAAAAGGCAATGACCTGGAAAATATTTTAACAGAAATTGAAGGGCAATTGTATCAAACTAAGCTAAAGAGTAATCAGGATATGTTGAATTATCCAATTATGCTGAATAATAAATTGGCGCACATTGCTTCACTGGCCAAAATGAGCAATGACAGACCTACGGAACAAATGTATGCTGTTGCCAAAGAGTTAACTGATCAAATTGACTTACTGCTAAAAGAATGGTATAAAATATTGAATGAAGAAATTCCTGCGTATAATGCGTTAATCAGATCAAAAGAGATTAATGTAATTGGAATTCCTAAAGAGAAGTAG